The genomic region CGAAAATAAAAATCAGGGCATAATTGAAATAAAGGTCTGTTAAGGTTAGGTTTTCTTGCGCTATAACCTGCCATTCTTCTTTGGGAGAAAAAATGATGTTTTTAGCGCGCGTAAATAAGTTCATTGTTGGCTACCAGATTCAAGAGTTTTCTTTATTTCTTGCCATAATAATTTATCTGCTGGTGCCAGTGACAAATTTTCTATATCAGAAGGCAAGAATAGGCCAATTTTTTGTCCTTCAAGGGCCTGAGGTGTGCCTGAAAGAATTTCACACCGAAAACAATGAAGGGTTATTGCTGCTTCAGGATAGTTAAAGTCAACCTCAGCTAGCTTTTGTCCTACCGCAACTTTGAGGCCGAGCTCTTCTAATATCTCACGTTCAAGGGCCTTTTCTAAAGTTTCCCCTTTCTCAAGTTTTCCCCCAGGGAATTCCCAAAAACCTGCTCTTAT from Thermodesulfatator indicus DSM 15286 harbors:
- a CDS encoding (deoxy)nucleoside triphosphate pyrophosphohydrolase — its product is MRFPVVAALLLKDGKVLLTQRPPGKIRAGFWEFPGGKLEKGETLEKALEREILEELGLKVAVGQKLAEVDFNYPEAAITLHCFRCEILSGTPQALEGQKIGLFLPSDIENLSLAPADKLLWQEIKKTLESGSQQ